Proteins from a genomic interval of Coccinella septempunctata chromosome 2, icCocSept1.1, whole genome shotgun sequence:
- the LOC123308249 gene encoding general transcription factor IIH subunit 4 gives MADNGPTSSHTSSVISPNKLSNLECKNLYDYLRTRPPNILEKLYNHPTICLAVYRELPELARQYVIRILFVEQPVPQAVVASWGSTAYLKEHNLVSKILTELSVWQEATIPGGLLGWILSPTFKRNLKITLLGGGKPWSMSSALDTDNKARDIAFLDSYSIERWECVLHYMVGSQQQEGISADAVRILLHAKLMKRDEEDGSPVITKQGFQFLLLDRHAQVWHFILQYLDTAEERGLDLVECLTFLFQLSFSTLGKDYSTEGMSSKLLVFLQHLREFGLVYQRKRKAGRFYPTRLAINITSSATNKSIPVLEDDTHKGYIIVETNYRVYAYTNSNLQVALISLFTELMYRFPNLVVGVITRESVRQALRGGITADQIISYLKQHAHEKMLQDNTNPLPPTVVDQIKLWELERNRLTYQEGVLYSQFLSQADFNVLKEYAQTNGYLIWSHKEKRTLVIDKNSHDDVKKFWKRYSKGS, from the exons ATGGCTGATAATGGGCCCACGTCTTCACACACTTCATCAGTTATCTCCCCCAACAAGCTCTCAAATTTAGAATGTAAAAATCTTTATGATTATCTGAGGACTAGACCCCCAAATATTCTAGAGAAACTCTACAATCATCCAACAATATGTTTAGCTGTATACAG AGAATTGCCCGAATTAGCAAGACAATATGTGATTCGTATTTTATTTGTGGAACAACCTGTTCCTCAAGCTGTCGTGGCTTCATGGGGATCAACCGCTTATTTGAA AGAACATAATCTTGTTAGTAAAATACTCACTGAACTTTCAGTATGGCAAGAGGCTACTATTCCTGGTGGTCTTCTTGGCTGGATTTTATCACCTACATTTAAAAGGAATTTGAAAATAACTTTATTGGGAGG GGGCAAACCTTGGAGTATGTCATCTGCTCTAGATACAGATAATAAAGCTAGAGACATTGCTTTTTTGGACTCGTATTCTATAGAAAGATGGGAATGTGTTTTACACTATATGGTGGGCTCCCAGCAACAAGAAGGTATATCAGCTGATGCTGTTAGAATATTATTACATGCTAAATTGATGAAACGAGATGAAGAAGATGGCAGTCCAGTCATAACAAAGCAAGGATTCCAATTTTTACTACTAGATAGACATGCTCAAGTATGGCATTTTATTCTACAATACTTAGATACAGCTGAAGAAAGAGGACTAGATTTGGTTGAATGTTTGACATTTTTATTCCAACTGAGCTTTAGCACTCTGGGAAAA GATTACAGTACAGAGGGCATGAGTTCAAAGCTACTTGTGTTTCTACAACACTTAAGGGAATTTGGTTTAGTCTACCAGAGAAAA AGAAAAGCTGGAAGATTTTACCCAACTAGATTAGCCATCAATATAACTAGTAGCGCAACGAACAAAAGTATTCCAGTTCTTGAGGATGACACTCATAAGGGGTACATCATTGTGGAGACCAATTACAGAGTTTACGCTTATACGAATTCTAATTTACAAGTAGCACTTATCAGTTTGTTCACCGAGCTTATGtacag GTTTCCAAATTTAGTTGTAGGTGTGATTACTAGAGAATCAGTAAGACAAGCGCTAAGAGGGGGTATCACAGCAGATCAAATTATTAGTTATTTAAAACAACATGCTCATGAGAAGATGTTACAAGATAACACAAATCCACTGCCTCCTACCGTAGTAGATCAGATAAAGTTGTGGGAATTGGAAAGAAATAGGTTGACTTATCAAGAAGGAGTACTGTACAGCCAATTTTTATCGCAG GCTGATTTCAATGTATTAAAGGAGTATGCACAAACCAATGGTTACTTGATTTGGAGTCATAAAGAGAAGAGAACTCTAGTGATCGATAAAAATTCACATGATGATGTGAAAAAGTTTTGGAAAAGATACTCTAAAGGAAGCTGA
- the LOC123306755 gene encoding GTP-binding protein Rit1 encodes MAGEVSLKKRSKLCRQESSKSGKDSENGSDRQVASSSNNQDKTRSGVRVYKIVVLGDGGVGKSAVTLQFVSHSFLDYHDPTIEDSYQQQAVIDGEPALLDILDTAGQVEFTAMRDQYMRCGEGFLICYSVTDRHSFQEALEYRKLIQKVRASEDTPLVLVGNKFDLQMQRKVTTEEGRSLARQLGCPFYETSAAFRTYVDDAFHTLVREIRAREREKYGFSSNNRKPHKNSKWWRLRSIFALVFKRKRNTSYNSP; translated from the exons ATGGCTGGGGAAGTTAGCTTGAAGAAAAGGAGCAAATTATGTAGGCAAGAATCCAGTAAATCTGGGAAAGACTCAGAAAATGGTTCTGATAGACAAGTTGCTAGTAGCAGCAATAATCAAGATAAAACGAGAAGCGGTGTAAGAGTTTATAAAATCGTTGTGCTAGGGGATGGGGGTGTCGGTAAATCAG CTGTTACCCTGCAGTTTGTCAGTCACAGCTTTTTGGATTATCATGATCCTACAATAG AGGATTCATATCAACAACAAGCTGTTATAGATGGCGAACCAGCTCTATTAGATATCTTAGATACTGCTGGACAG GTGGAGTTCACTGCCATGAGAGACCAATATATGAGATGTGGTGAAGGATTTCTGATATGCTACAGTGTGACAGATCGCCACAGTTTCCAAGAAGCATTAGAATATAGGAAACTCATACAAAAAGTTCGAGCATCTGAAGATACCCCCCTGGTTTTAGTTGGAAATAAGTTTGATCTCCAGATGCAAAGAAAAGTGACTACAGAAGAAGGTAGATCTCTAGCTAGACAGTTAGGTTGTCCCTTCTATGAAACCTCAGCAGCTTTTCGAACATATGTTGATGATGCGTTCCATACTTTAGTAAGGGAAATCAGAGCCAGAGAAAGAGAGAAATATGGATTCAGTAGCAATAACCGTAAGCCTCATAAAAATAGTAAATGGTGGAGATTGAGAAGTATATTTGCACTTGTGTTCAAAAGAAAACGAAATACTAGCTATAACAGCCCATGA
- the LOC123306753 gene encoding adenosine deaminase-like protein: MDVVSENNFCFALPKIELHAHLNGSLSDKILRILGCREEDVQDYQCASVDQRNLDDTFKKFGIAHKATYCPEAVYIATKNVIEEFSQENVIYLELRTTPRYEVGMSSETYVESVVRGIQDTKNHMMVKLILSLNRQHSIEKCQNHLDLILKMRSKYPDIIQGIDLSGNPIHGSFNELKYLFEKARKAGLSTTIHCGEIENSEEIKEVLAFKPDRLGHACYIHPNYNGCEKNWYQLKELKIPTEICLSSNVITGTCDYENHHVQEWIKDDLPFSLNTDDKGVFKTSLTQEFQYAMKFLNLSSSELWRISMNAIEHSFANSEEKSFLKSKLVDWKNKNLHFFTK, translated from the exons ATGGATGTTGTATCTGAAAACAATTTCTGTTTTGCTTTGCCAAAAATC GAACTTCATGCTCATCTGAATGGTTCTTTGAGTGATAAGATTCTGCGAATATTAGGATGTCGTGAAGAAGATGTGCAGGACTATCAATGTGCTTCAGTTGACCAAAGAAATCTTGATGATACTTTTAAGAAATTTGGTATTGCTCATAAAGCTACCTATTGTCCTGAGGCTGTTTATATAGCAACCAAGAATGTTATTGAAGAATTCTCTCAAGAAAATGTTATCTACTTAGAACTCAGAACAACACCTAGATATGAGGTAGGAATGAGTTCGGAAACTTATGTTGAATCGGTAGTCAGAGGAATTCAAGACACAAAAAATCATATGATGGTAAAATTGATTCTCTCCCTAAACCGGCAGCATAGCATAGAAAAATGTCAAAACCATTTAGATTTGATTTTGAAGATGAGATCAAAGTATCCTGATATAATACAAG GGATAGATCTTAGTGGAAACCCTATTCATGGATCATTCAATGAGTTGAAATATCTTTTTGAGAAGGCCAGAAAAGCAGGCCTGTCAACTACAATTCACtgtggtgaaattgaaaattcagaGGAAATAAAAGAAGTATTAGCATTCAAACCAGATAGATTAGGACATGCTTGTTATATACATCCAAATTATAATGGTTGTGAGAAAAATTGGTATCAATTGAAAGAACTGAAAATACCAACAG AAATTTGTCTCTCATCGAACGTTATAACTGGAACATGTGATTATGAGAACCATCATGTTCAAGAATGGATTAAGGATGACTTACCGTTTTCCTTGAAT ACTGACGACAAAGGAGTATTCAAAACATCTCTAACACAAGAGTTTCAGTATGcaatgaaatttttaaatttaagTTCTTCTGAACTCTGGAGAATCTCTATGAATGCTATCGAGCATAGCTTTGCCAACAGcgaagaaaaatcatttttaaaatctaaattagtagattggaaaaataaaaatttacacTTTTTCACAAAGTAA